In the genome of Paenarthrobacter ureafaciens, the window ACGCTTCATCATCCTTCGCATCACCCGAAGGGTCGCCTCCGGCAGTTCGCTCTTCAAGAAACCGCACTTCAAATGGGTGCAACCTGCCATCCGGGCACTGGACCATGAGCGCCGCTCGCAGCGGGCCCAAACCATCGGCTCGCTGCTGACCAGCCTGGTGAGCGTGATCGTGGTGGTGATCGTCATCATCTACGTCCTGAAGTACATGAACGTCGACGTCGCACCCCTGCTGACCAGTGTGGGCATCCTGGGTGTGGCCATCGGCTTTGGTGCCCAACAGCTCATCCGGGACTTCCTCGCCGGCATCTTCATCACCATCGAAGACCAATACGGCATTGGCGACGTGATCGTCACCAGCGAAGTCATTGGCACGGTGGAATCCGTCGGCCTGCGGATCACCCGCGTCCGGGCGGAGGACGGAGCCATCTG includes:
- a CDS encoding mechanosensitive ion channel family protein, with protein sequence METLTIEPEKIDVVSILITVGVGLLVWTVARFIILRITRRVASGSSLFKKPHFKWVQPAIRALDHERRSQRAQTIGSLLTSLVSVIVVVIVIIYVLKYMNVDVAPLLTSVGILGVAIGFGAQQLIRDFLAGIFITIEDQYGIGDVIVTSEVIGTVESVGLRITRVRAEDGAIWYLRNGEILRVGNRSQGDYVPIDTPSPDNDGETKVSAGAPAGTAAKPEEKSSE